The uncultured Sunxiuqinia sp. genome contains a region encoding:
- a CDS encoding helix-turn-helix domain-containing protein yields MTSSNLFDDSEERIFTIMKICELRDEERQENQLPHLHDFYSIIWIQDGQAVHATDFVEYVLEQDSILFVPPGLKHRLVLDQMAGGYSILFNEEFVRYNRKNYTPLKEYDLFNNPEFKSIVKIEESLDKEKLSNLINLMLEEFQRTDEYSQDVVLNLLHLFLLKSIRLFENQYHPLDTNEEDTDNFSIIRFKKLIEDNYRTEKSVSSYADMLSMNPTCLNEIAKKTTGITAGEMIRNRVIEEAKQKLFGTDLNGKEIAYSLGFDDPSYFSRFFKKYTGFTIKDFRDISRKKYHKI; encoded by the coding sequence ATGACAAGTAGTAACCTTTTTGATGACAGCGAAGAGCGGATTTTCACCATCATGAAAATCTGTGAGCTTAGAGACGAGGAACGGCAGGAAAACCAATTACCTCACCTTCATGATTTTTATTCGATCATTTGGATTCAAGATGGTCAGGCGGTTCATGCCACCGATTTTGTTGAGTATGTGCTCGAACAGGACTCGATCCTTTTTGTTCCCCCGGGATTAAAACATCGCTTGGTTTTAGATCAAATGGCAGGTGGCTATTCCATTCTTTTTAATGAGGAATTCGTGCGTTATAACCGAAAAAACTATACTCCGCTCAAGGAATATGATTTATTTAATAATCCGGAGTTTAAAAGCATTGTAAAGATTGAAGAAAGCTTGGATAAAGAAAAGCTTTCGAATCTTATTAACCTTATGCTTGAAGAATTTCAGCGAACGGATGAATATAGCCAGGATGTCGTTTTAAACCTGCTACATTTGTTTTTATTGAAATCTATTCGGCTATTTGAAAATCAATATCATCCGCTGGACACAAATGAGGAGGATACCGATAATTTCTCAATTATTCGATTTAAAAAACTGATAGAGGATAACTATAGAACTGAAAAAAGTGTTTCATCTTATGCTGATATGTTGAGTATGAATCCAACTTGTTTGAATGAGATTGCTAAAAAGACAACAGGAATTACTGCCGGTGAAATGATCCGTAACCGAGTTATTGAAGAAGCGAAACAGAAATTATTTGGTACTGATTTAAATGGAAAGGAGATCGCATATTCGCTTGGGTTCGATGATCCTTCCTATTTTAGCCGCTTCTTTAAAAAATATACTGGGTTTACTATCAAGGACTTTAGGGATATTAGTCGAAAAAAGTACCATAAAATTTAG
- a CDS encoding YceI family protein, which produces MKTMNFKKWTILGIALVFSSAVIAGNYVIDTSSSNVDWLGKKVTGEHSGSIDIKEGSLEVASGVIKGGTVIIDMQSIVNEDIEDADYKAKLEGHLKSEDFFSVERFPTAKLVLTDVKKSGDEYSFTGNLTIKGITKPVSFKGKSLADGDHVKVEGAIIIDRSDYDVKYGSSSFFDNLGDKMIYDDFTLNYVLVANK; this is translated from the coding sequence ATGAAAACAATGAATTTTAAAAAATGGACCATTTTAGGTATCGCTTTAGTTTTTAGCTCAGCAGTCATTGCCGGAAATTATGTTATCGATACCAGTTCAAGTAATGTTGATTGGTTAGGTAAAAAAGTTACAGGCGAGCATAGTGGTTCAATTGATATTAAAGAAGGATCACTAGAAGTAGCTAGTGGAGTAATCAAGGGTGGAACTGTAATTATTGATATGCAGTCAATTGTTAATGAAGATATTGAAGATGCAGATTATAAAGCAAAGCTGGAAGGTCACCTGAAGTCGGAGGATTTCTTCTCGGTAGAGAGATTTCCGACAGCAAAATTGGTTTTAACAGATGTTAAAAAATCTGGTGATGAATATTCATTTACGGGTAACTTGACAATCAAAGGAATTACGAAACCGGTTTCGTTTAAAGGAAAGTCTTTAGCTGACGGTGACCATGTAAAAGTGGAAGGTGCCATAATAATTGACCGATCAGATTATGATGTGAAATACGGATCATCATCATTCTTCGATAATTTGGGTGATAAAATGATTTATGACGACTTCACATTAAATTATGTATTAGTAGCAAATAAGTAA
- a CDS encoding pirin family protein has translation MNVVLYRSDSRGAADHGWLKSRHTFSFANYYCPSRLNFGVLRVLNDDLVEPTMGFGTHPHDNMEIVSIVLDGELEHKDSMGTGSIIKKGEVQVMSAGSGVTHSEFNPSEDKPVSFFQIWLFPNKQNVEPRYGQAYFSEADVANKWQMVVSPDGENKSLWIHQDARIYRGDFEAGKSVDYSMNNSDNGLFLMVIEGKVEVDDYTLSRRDAAGLTDVGDKLSVSVKKESQLLLLEVPMTR, from the coding sequence ATGAATGTTGTTCTATATCGATCAGATAGTAGGGGAGCAGCCGATCATGGCTGGCTGAAAAGCAGACACACCTTTAGTTTTGCAAATTATTATTGTCCTTCGAGGTTAAACTTCGGTGTACTGCGGGTACTAAATGATGATCTTGTGGAGCCTACAATGGGATTTGGTACCCATCCTCACGACAATATGGAAATTGTTTCGATTGTGCTTGATGGGGAGCTGGAACACAAAGATAGCATGGGAACAGGTTCCATTATCAAAAAGGGCGAGGTGCAAGTGATGTCAGCTGGTTCTGGAGTTACGCACTCCGAATTTAATCCTTCGGAAGATAAACCTGTTAGTTTTTTTCAAATCTGGCTGTTTCCGAATAAGCAAAATGTTGAACCTCGTTATGGACAGGCTTATTTTAGTGAAGCCGATGTAGCCAATAAGTGGCAAATGGTTGTTTCTCCTGATGGCGAAAATAAGTCACTCTGGATTCATCAGGATGCTCGGATATACAGAGGCGATTTTGAAGCCGGGAAGTCGGTTGATTACAGCATGAATAACTCGGACAATGGCCTGTTTTTAATGGTGATTGAGGGTAAGGTGGAAGTAGATGATTATACCTTATCGAGGCGCGATGCAGCCGGGCTAACCGACGTTGGTGATAAACTCAGTGTCAGTGTCAAAAAGGAGAGCCAGTTACTTTTATTGGAAGTTCCAATGACAAGATAA
- a CDS encoding Gfo/Idh/MocA family oxidoreductase, translating to MMKSKNLNRRHFLGAAGTLTVGALLTNPVQSMARPASSKTKLALVGTGVRGTSFWGKNIVDNYSNEAEFVGLCDINLGRLQFALDYMGVDCPVFTDFEEMVNKTKPEIVIVTTMDSTHDKYIVKALEMGCDVITEKPMTTDEVKCQSILDAERKTGRKVIVGFNYRYGHQFSKLKELLTKKEVGKITSVDFHWYLNTYHGASYFRRWHGERDKGGTLLVHKSTHHFDLLNWWIDSDPLEVTAYGELEHYGNNNEFRGANCRSCAYTDKCKFYWDIMENDRYVNLYVKNEKYDGYIRDNCLWRHDVDIYDKMAVQIKYANDVQVSYSLTTYSPYEGWRIAFNGMDGRIDSWEGIPWRADERVNQAQLHAQEMNQNAEENSSAYDEIMVMKNWESEYDLVKVPRIRGGHGGGDVRLQDKIFKDPNMADPYKHSAGTRDGAMSILIGIAARKSIEEQRPVKISELTDIPISSNRG from the coding sequence ATGATGAAGTCAAAAAATTTAAATCGACGACATTTTTTGGGAGCTGCCGGAACTTTAACTGTCGGAGCCCTTTTGACCAATCCAGTTCAATCAATGGCGCGGCCTGCCTCGTCAAAAACAAAACTTGCCTTAGTGGGAACAGGAGTTCGGGGAACAAGTTTCTGGGGTAAAAATATCGTGGACAATTACTCAAATGAGGCTGAGTTTGTTGGACTTTGTGACATTAATCTCGGGAGACTCCAATTTGCGCTGGATTATATGGGAGTAGATTGCCCTGTTTTTACTGATTTTGAAGAAATGGTAAACAAAACTAAGCCTGAAATAGTGATTGTTACCACAATGGATTCTACGCACGATAAATACATCGTAAAAGCCCTGGAAATGGGTTGCGATGTAATCACGGAGAAACCCATGACAACTGATGAAGTTAAATGTCAATCGATTTTGGATGCGGAACGCAAAACCGGCAGAAAGGTAATCGTTGGGTTTAATTATCGGTACGGACATCAGTTTTCAAAACTGAAAGAATTGTTGACGAAAAAGGAAGTTGGCAAAATTACTTCGGTCGATTTTCACTGGTACTTAAATACTTATCATGGTGCTTCTTATTTCCGTCGTTGGCACGGCGAACGAGACAAAGGAGGAACCTTGCTGGTACACAAATCCACTCATCATTTCGATTTGCTCAATTGGTGGATTGATTCGGACCCATTGGAAGTGACTGCTTATGGTGAGTTGGAGCATTATGGTAACAACAACGAATTTCGCGGTGCGAACTGCCGTTCTTGTGCGTATACCGATAAATGTAAGTTTTATTGGGATATCATGGAAAATGATCGTTACGTGAATTTGTATGTGAAAAATGAAAAATATGATGGTTATATCCGCGACAATTGCTTGTGGCGGCACGATGTAGATATTTACGATAAAATGGCAGTTCAGATAAAATATGCCAATGATGTTCAGGTAAGTTACTCGTTAACAACTTATTCGCCTTACGAAGGTTGGCGAATCGCTTTTAATGGCATGGATGGCCGTATCGATTCGTGGGAAGGTATTCCGTGGCGTGCGGATGAGCGTGTAAATCAAGCCCAACTACATGCTCAGGAGATGAACCAAAATGCGGAGGAAAATAGTTCAGCCTATGATGAGATAATGGTGATGAAAAATTGGGAAAGTGAATATGATTTAGTGAAAGTACCTCGCATTCGTGGTGGACACGGTGGGGGAGATGTTCGCTTGCAAGATAAGATCTTTAAAGATCCAAACATGGCTGATCCGTATAAACACTCGGCTGGAACACGCGATGGTGCGATGTCAATTCTTATCGGTATTGCAGCCCGAAAAAGTATTGAGGAACAACGACCTGTCAAGATTTCAGAACTAACCGATATACCGATTAGTTCAAATCGTGGATAG
- the bglX gene encoding beta-glucosidase BglX produces the protein MSTIKSIIITLFLFLFMAEVNAMNNSPKSDPIDVKVDSLLKLMTLKEKIGQLNQYTSQWEMTGPAPAAEDMQNQLEQIKTGLVGSMLNVTGAEATKEAQKLAVENSRLGIPLVFGYDVIHGYRTLFPIPLAEAASWEPALAKKSASIAAKEASAAGIHWTFAPMVDISRDARWGRVMEGAGEDPYLGSLFAAARVKGFQGDDLSSTSTVAACAKHFAAYGFIEAGRDYNSVDISNNTLHNTVLPPFKAAADAGAASFMNAFNVIGGIPATMNTYLLRDILKGEWEYDGMVVSDWNSVGEIIKHGVAPNKKEAAKLAIIGGCDMDMEGRCYVDHLEELVAEGTIDEALINDAAGRVLKMKFELGLFDDPYQYSNTEREKEVILSAENLAVARDAARKSIVLLKNEQEVLPLAKSGLSIAVMGELAEDKDSPIGSWRASAIPNSAVSLIEGIKGNNEQKNDIQFTQGIRLIDGEKSFVKELNFNTTDRSGFEEAKVLAQKSDVVVMALGENCFQTGEGRSQTDIRLKGLQMEFFNEIYAVNPNIVVVLMNGRPVVLGEIAEKAKAILEVWHLGLESGNAIADVLFGDFAPSGKLPVSFPVVTGQAPIYYNHLSTGRPDNGEGNVFWSHYTDAPKVPLYPFGYGLTYTNFEYSDISLDKDQISFDEFVKVTVQVKNTGKREGTEVVQLYIHDLFASVARPVKELKAFKKVTIPAGESKEVTFSLTPQDLAFYNIDKKWTAEPGDFKVFVGTNSRDVKESHFKLVD, from the coding sequence ATGTCTACCATTAAATCAATAATTATTACATTATTTCTTTTTTTATTTATGGCTGAAGTTAATGCTATGAATAACTCCCCAAAATCTGATCCAATTGACGTAAAAGTTGATTCTCTATTAAAACTGATGACACTTAAAGAAAAAATTGGACAGTTAAATCAGTATACCAGTCAGTGGGAGATGACTGGTCCGGCTCCTGCAGCGGAGGATATGCAAAATCAGTTGGAGCAAATCAAAACCGGCTTGGTTGGATCAATGCTAAATGTAACCGGAGCTGAAGCCACAAAAGAAGCCCAAAAACTGGCCGTGGAGAACAGTAGACTTGGTATTCCCTTGGTTTTTGGTTACGATGTCATTCATGGCTACCGAACCCTTTTTCCAATTCCATTGGCCGAAGCGGCAAGCTGGGAACCCGCGTTAGCAAAAAAATCAGCTTCAATAGCGGCTAAAGAGGCTTCTGCTGCAGGTATTCACTGGACCTTTGCACCCATGGTTGATATTTCTCGCGATGCCCGTTGGGGACGAGTTATGGAAGGAGCAGGAGAAGATCCTTACTTGGGATCCTTGTTTGCTGCTGCTCGTGTAAAAGGATTTCAAGGCGATGATTTGTCCAGTACAAGCACTGTTGCCGCTTGTGCCAAACATTTTGCGGCTTATGGATTTATAGAGGCCGGACGTGATTACAATAGCGTTGATATTAGTAATAATACACTGCACAATACAGTGCTACCTCCTTTTAAAGCTGCAGCCGATGCTGGTGCGGCTTCGTTTATGAATGCCTTCAATGTGATTGGTGGCATACCTGCTACCATGAACACCTACCTGCTGCGCGATATTTTAAAAGGCGAGTGGGAATATGATGGCATGGTGGTTTCCGACTGGAACTCGGTTGGTGAGATTATCAAGCATGGAGTTGCCCCAAATAAAAAGGAAGCAGCAAAACTGGCCATTATTGGTGGTTGCGATATGGATATGGAAGGTCGCTGTTATGTCGATCATCTGGAAGAATTGGTTGCTGAAGGAACTATTGATGAAGCCTTGATTAATGATGCTGCGGGACGAGTATTAAAGATGAAATTTGAATTGGGTTTATTTGATGATCCCTACCAATACAGCAATACTGAACGTGAAAAGGAGGTCATTCTTTCTGCTGAGAATTTGGCTGTAGCGCGAGATGCTGCTCGTAAGTCAATTGTTTTATTGAAGAATGAACAAGAGGTTTTACCTTTAGCTAAAAGTGGTTTATCCATTGCAGTAATGGGTGAATTGGCCGAAGATAAAGATAGCCCGATTGGAAGTTGGAGAGCCAGTGCAATACCAAATTCCGCGGTTTCGCTTATTGAAGGAATCAAAGGCAACAACGAGCAAAAAAATGATATTCAGTTTACCCAAGGCATTCGATTAATCGATGGTGAGAAAAGCTTTGTGAAAGAGCTCAATTTCAATACAACCGATCGTAGTGGTTTTGAAGAGGCAAAGGTGTTGGCGCAAAAATCAGATGTTGTTGTCATGGCTTTGGGTGAGAATTGCTTTCAGACAGGCGAGGGGAGAAGCCAGACTGATATCAGGCTGAAAGGATTACAAATGGAGTTTTTCAATGAGATTTATGCTGTCAATCCAAATATAGTTGTTGTGTTGATGAATGGTCGTCCGGTGGTTTTAGGCGAAATTGCTGAAAAAGCCAAAGCGATACTTGAAGTTTGGCATTTGGGACTAGAGTCAGGAAATGCCATAGCTGACGTTTTGTTTGGCGATTTTGCGCCTTCAGGAAAATTGCCGGTTTCTTTTCCGGTAGTAACAGGGCAAGCTCCAATTTATTACAATCATTTGAGTACTGGCCGACCCGATAATGGCGAGGGAAATGTATTTTGGTCACATTATACCGATGCGCCTAAAGTGCCACTTTATCCTTTTGGTTACGGACTGACCTACACCAATTTTGAATACTCCGATATCTCACTCGATAAAGATCAGATTTCATTCGATGAGTTTGTAAAAGTAACTGTTCAGGTAAAAAATACAGGAAAACGGGAGGGAACAGAAGTCGTTCAACTTTACATTCATGATTTATTTGCATCGGTAGCACGCCCTGTTAAGGAATTGAAAGCTTTTAAAAAGGTGACAATTCCGGCGGGAGAATCAAAAGAAGTGACATTCAGTTTAACGCCTCAGGATTTGGCTTTTTATAATATCGATAAAAAATGGACAGCTGAACCGGGAGATTTCAAAGTTTTTGTAGGAACAAACTCAAGAGACGTTAAAGAAAGTCATTTTAAGCTAGTTGATTAA
- a CDS encoding NAD-dependent succinate-semialdehyde dehydrogenase, protein MKSINPFTNKVIENYKEHTGSETKHIIKEVDVAFQSWKKTTFEERKNYLLELVNQLTEQKESLSNLIMYEMGKVKKEAISEIEKCAWVCRFYAENGAQFLDREVIESDASESFVSFQPLGTVLAVMPWNFPFWQVFRFLAPALMAGNTGVLKHASNVQGCSLAIEKLVRDAGLPENVFRSLLIRGSAVKQVIENPKIKAVTLTGSTPAGKSVAAIAGSVLKKSVLELGGSDPYLILEDADIEEAAKLCAAARLLNAGQSCIGAKRFIVVERVYDQFREAFVKEMQSAKYGNPEDAETKIGPMARHDLRDELHGQVSASVAKGASIICGGFIPDDNDSFYPPTVLENIEPGMPAYEEELFGPVASLFKVKTEEEGIKIANDTIFGLGAGVFTADLERGKKIAEKGLEAGCVFVNDFVKSDPRLPFGGIKESGYGRELSLLGIREFVNIKTISVK, encoded by the coding sequence ATGAAATCAATAAATCCATTCACAAATAAAGTAATTGAGAACTATAAAGAACACACCGGATCAGAAACCAAACACATTATCAAAGAGGTCGATGTAGCTTTTCAATCGTGGAAAAAGACCACGTTTGAGGAACGAAAAAACTATTTGCTGGAACTGGTCAATCAGCTCACAGAGCAGAAAGAATCACTTTCGAACCTGATTATGTATGAAATGGGGAAGGTGAAAAAAGAAGCCATAAGCGAAATTGAAAAGTGCGCTTGGGTTTGCCGATTTTATGCCGAAAATGGTGCTCAGTTTCTTGATCGGGAAGTTATAGAGTCCGATGCTTCCGAGTCATTTGTCAGCTTTCAACCCTTGGGAACTGTATTGGCTGTGATGCCCTGGAACTTTCCCTTTTGGCAGGTTTTCCGATTTTTGGCACCGGCATTGATGGCTGGTAATACCGGTGTGCTAAAACATGCCAGTAACGTTCAGGGATGCTCGTTGGCCATCGAAAAGCTGGTTCGTGATGCCGGGCTGCCCGAAAATGTTTTTCGCAGCCTGCTAATTCGCGGAAGCGCCGTAAAACAGGTTATTGAGAACCCTAAAATAAAAGCAGTTACTTTAACCGGAAGTACTCCGGCAGGTAAGTCGGTAGCCGCAATTGCAGGATCCGTTTTAAAAAAATCGGTACTTGAGCTGGGAGGGAGCGACCCCTATTTAATTTTGGAGGATGCCGATATTGAAGAAGCTGCTAAGCTTTGTGCTGCAGCTCGTTTGCTAAATGCCGGACAAAGTTGTATTGGAGCCAAACGGTTTATTGTTGTTGAACGTGTTTATGATCAGTTTAGAGAGGCTTTTGTAAAAGAAATGCAATCCGCAAAATATGGTAATCCTGAAGATGCGGAGACAAAGATTGGGCCAATGGCACGGCATGATTTACGGGATGAATTACACGGTCAGGTGAGCGCTTCGGTAGCTAAAGGAGCCAGCATAATTTGTGGCGGTTTTATTCCTGATGATAATGATTCGTTTTATCCACCTACAGTTCTGGAGAACATTGAACCGGGAATGCCGGCTTACGAAGAGGAGCTTTTTGGTCCGGTGGCTTCTTTATTCAAAGTAAAAACCGAAGAAGAGGGAATTAAAATAGCAAACGACACGATTTTCGGATTAGGCGCCGGAGTTTTTACGGCCGATTTGGAACGTGGAAAGAAAATAGCGGAGAAAGGGCTTGAAGCAGGATGTGTGTTTGTAAACGACTTTGTGAAATCAGATCCTCGATTACCTTTTGGTGGAATTAAAGAAAGTGGCTACGGGCGTGAATTATCTCTTCTGGGTATCCGCGAGTTCGTGAATATCAAAACAATATCAGTTAAATAA
- a CDS encoding TfoX/Sxy family protein produces MAYDELLADRIRQVLKEKKSSFNEKNMFGGICFMVNGKMCIGVIKNDLMARVNPEQETEFLNDKGVRPMDFTRRPMKGYVYVDANGTDMDEDLEKWVDRCLAFNPLAKSSKKTKKK; encoded by the coding sequence ATGGCATACGATGAACTATTAGCCGACCGAATCAGGCAAGTATTAAAAGAAAAAAAATCGTCTTTCAACGAAAAGAACATGTTTGGTGGCATCTGCTTTATGGTGAATGGCAAAATGTGCATTGGAGTCATTAAAAATGACTTAATGGCTCGTGTGAATCCTGAACAAGAAACAGAATTCTTGAACGATAAAGGTGTCCGACCAATGGATTTTACTCGTCGCCCAATGAAAGGCTATGTTTATGTTGATGCTAATGGAACAGACATGGACGAGGATCTGGAAAAATGGGTTGATCGTTGTTTAGCATTCAATCCATTGGCTAAATCAAGTAAAAAAACAAAAAAGAAGTAA
- a CDS encoding DUF429 domain-containing protein, whose translation MLGKQEYKVLGIDGCKTGWCVAILDGMNYSIEIHSRLNQILYQHSNAICCLIDMPIGLPKNGEERNLESIARKELLPGFSSTIFTPPCYEVLSATNYEQAKLINQQITGKSLSIQSWNLVPKIRELDEFLEQNTTWKTKTKESHPEINFKNLNNGKLLKHKKAAKEHVGIQERLAILSKQHQALPDFFNQYRNIFKKSHVKDDDLVDALCLCLTAQIGIDKGFQLIGEQGPSTANNSKKAIATIKSL comes from the coding sequence ATGTTGGGAAAACAAGAGTATAAAGTATTAGGGATCGATGGATGCAAAACCGGCTGGTGTGTGGCGATTTTAGATGGAATGAACTATTCCATCGAAATTCATTCAAGGCTGAATCAAATTCTTTATCAGCATTCTAATGCGATATGCTGTCTGATTGATATGCCAATTGGTTTGCCTAAAAATGGCGAAGAGAGAAATCTGGAGAGCATTGCCCGCAAGGAATTATTGCCTGGATTTTCGTCTACGATTTTCACCCCTCCCTGCTACGAAGTCTTATCTGCAACGAACTATGAACAAGCAAAATTAATTAATCAGCAAATCACCGGAAAAAGTTTATCGATTCAATCCTGGAACTTAGTGCCCAAAATAAGAGAATTGGATGAATTCCTGGAGCAAAATACAACCTGGAAAACCAAAACCAAGGAAAGCCATCCGGAGATCAATTTCAAAAATCTCAACAACGGCAAGCTTTTAAAGCACAAGAAAGCAGCCAAAGAGCATGTCGGTATTCAAGAACGTCTAGCAATCCTTTCCAAACAGCACCAAGCGCTACCAGATTTTTTCAATCAGTATCGAAATATATTCAAGAAATCGCATGTAAAAGATGATGATTTGGTGGATGCACTTTGTCTTTGCCTGACCGCTCAAATTGGAATCGATAAAGGTTTTCAATTAATTGGAGAACAAGGACCGAGCACCGCAAACAACTCAAAAAAAGCCATCGCTACAATCAAAAGCCTCTAA
- a CDS encoding Lacal_2735 family protein produces the protein MFGLFKRKSPIEKLQVKYNKLMKDYHEISKVNRKEAEKYYVQAEEILTEIKAVQSK, from the coding sequence ATGTTTGGATTATTTAAACGAAAGTCACCCATAGAAAAGCTTCAGGTCAAATATAATAAATTGATGAAGGACTATCACGAGATTTCAAAAGTCAATCGAAAAGAAGCCGAAAAATACTATGTACAAGCAGAGGAAATTTTAACTGAAATCAAAGCGGTTCAGAGCAAGTAA
- a CDS encoding SRPBCC family protein — protein MKTIKKHAGIYTLNAEQKLPISLNDAWEFFSNPENLEKITPPSMDFKITSGETAPMYPGQIITYRVSPFPGYKTNWVTEITQVQEKHFFIDEQRFGPYKMWHHEHLFQEIADGTLMTDKVSYKLPLGVLGHLAHQLFVKGQLEHIFAHRYNYLINHFKK, from the coding sequence ATGAAAACAATTAAGAAACACGCTGGAATTTACACTTTAAACGCTGAACAAAAACTCCCGATTAGCTTAAATGATGCATGGGAGTTTTTTTCTAATCCAGAAAATCTTGAGAAGATTACGCCCCCGAGTATGGATTTCAAAATTACCTCTGGCGAAACTGCTCCAATGTATCCCGGCCAAATAATTACTTATCGTGTTTCACCATTTCCGGGATACAAAACGAATTGGGTAACCGAAATTACACAGGTTCAGGAAAAGCATTTTTTTATTGATGAACAACGTTTCGGACCCTACAAAATGTGGCATCACGAACACTTATTTCAGGAAATAGCAGATGGAACATTAATGACTGATAAAGTGAGCTACAAGTTACCTCTTGGAGTGCTTGGGCACCTGGCTCACCAGCTGTTTGTTAAAGGCCAACTTGAACATATTTTCGCGCACCGGTACAATTATCTTATCAATCACTTTAAAAAATAG